The Penicillium psychrofluorescens genome assembly, chromosome: 2 nucleotide sequence ATTGCCGGTGGGACGGGCATTGCTCCCGCTTTGCAGGCGGGTTATTCGTTGCTCAGCCGGCGCGGCGAGGCCCGGCCAAGGATTCATATTCTGTGGGCGAATCGCCGAAGCGAGGATTGTCTTGGTGGGCAAAGCGATACTTCGAAGACCTCAACATCTCGTGGATCCTGGTTTAGTGGATGGTTTGGAGCATCCGAGAGCAGCACCACCCCCACTCCCCCAACCATTCCCGAGCAAGAGAAACCGACTTCGCTGATAGTGCGTGAGTTGGAAGCCCTGAAGTCTCAATACCCGGGCCAAGTGACCGTGGACTACTATTTGGACGAACAAAACACGTTCATTGGGACCAAGGATATCCTAAGCTTCACCGAATCCACCCGCCCGGCAGACAGCTCTCGCCGGAGCAAACTGATCATGGTCTCGGGTCCCGACGGCTTCATCAGCTATATGGCCGGCCCCAAGCTTTGGGCTCAGGGCAAGGAGCTCCAGGGACCACTCCAGGGGATCATCAAAGAGCTCGATCTGAAGGGATGGGCCGTGTGGAAGCTTTAATGTCATTATGTTGTATCACCACCAGAGATTCCTGTAGCATATTTGCATATACTGGGGGGGTTATGTTGAATAAAACAGTAGCCACTGTTCTGTCTCATGTCATCACATcattttttctctccaatACCCCGGGTTGAAGGTCATATCCATCCCATAGCCTCATCTACTGGCCCGTCGCAAAGTCCTCCAGGTACTTGACCAGCTTCTGCGCGTTTTCCAGTGGAACAGCGTTGTAGTTGCTAGCGCGCATACCGCCAACACTGCGGTGACCCTTGAGACCCTGGAGCAATCGCTTCTCTGCGCCTGCCAGgaactccttctccttgacctCGTCACCGCCGTGGACCCGGAAGCAGACGTTCATGCGGCTGCGCACGCTCTTGTCCGGCACCACATGGTACACTTGCGGATACTTGTCCATGACGTCGTAGATGAGCTTTGCCTTGTGGTCAGCGATCTCCTCCTGGCCGCTGACTCTTTGGGTCCCGAATGCAGTCACGAGATCGGCCATGACCTGGCCGGCAATCCAGAGGTTGAAGATGGGCAGAGTGTTGTAGAGCGAATTATTCTTGGCGATTGTGGCATAGTCGAGCACAACGGGGCCCGGTAGACCGCCGATATTCAGTCGGTGCAGGAGCGCAGCGGGAGGCGTTGCGGTTTGAGGTGGCAGTAGATCCTTGCGGACAATCGCGATGGTGATACCGGTCACTCCGATGTTCTTCTGTGCGCCACCCTGTATAGAGCGTTAATACGATGGGAGCCGTAGAGAAATCAACAAATCACGTACAAAGATAACCGCGTACTTGCGGACATCGACTTTCCGGCTGAGGAAGTTGGAGCTCATATctgccaccaccagccgttcatcttcggcatcctggccctGCGCCTCCAGAGACTTGGGGAAACTCTGGAATTCCACGCCGTCCACCGTCTCGTTATCGCAGAAGTAGACAAATGCCGAGCCCTTGCCGCCCTCCTTCTTGGTTGGAGTCAATGACCAGGTCTCCTCGGCGGGGATGGTGCCGAATTTCCCACCATTAGCCTTCTTCACGTCCAGCGCAACATTCACATATTTCGCGCCGACCAGTCTGGCTGCCTCCTGCGAGGCCTTGAGCGACCACGAACCCGTCACCAGATAATCCAgcttcagctcctcctcaacctccttTTGCAGTCGCTGGAAAACCAATTCATCGACCTGCGCCTTCTCCGCGTTGGTTTTGGAGATATCCGCCTCGGCGCGACGACGTCGGCGCTCGACCCAGACTGCCACCAGATTATGTACGACGGCGCTGAAttcgccgctgccgccggctTGCATGAAGAGGATTTCATAGTTGTCCGGGATATCGAGAAGGGTGGTCAGGTTCGCCTTGGCTTCGTCAAGGATCTTGTTGGCGGCGGGGGAGCGGTGCGAGATCtcgccgagtccgagtccCGAGTCGTTGTAGTTGACAAAAGCCCTGGCGCCAGCCTCGACGACGGGGGTTGGGAGCGGCGCTGGGCCAGCTCCAAAGTAGGAGACTTCTTGTCGGGTCGGCAtgatggtggcggtggtggtgaggggtatgggaaggaaggagggaaagcgggagaggaggaaaaaaaTAGCAGAGAATAAGGTCGACCCGCAACCTGGTGGATCAACAACTTTAAATATGTACAATAATAAGTGCGGACTGTAGGCTTGCCCTTATAGATTCACCGGGTGAAAATGTACGTACAATTCCAGTACGATTATGGCCGAAAATCTCGGCGGCTATGGCGGGGTATGAGTCAGATGCCATTGAAGCGAATTGACGACACCAATTATTGCTCTCGGGTTGGACACTCGAGCAGGAGGAATCTTCTTGACCCtaacagcagcagcagtgcATAGTACAGtagtgggt carries:
- a CDS encoding uncharacterized protein (ID:PFLUO_003109-T1.cds;~source:funannotate), whose product is MPTRQEVSYFGAGPAPLPTPVVEAGARAFVNYNDSGLGLGEISHRSPAANKILDEAKANLTTLLDIPDNYEILFMQAGGSGEFSAVVHNLVAVWVERRRRRAEADISKTNAEKAQVDELVFQRLQKEVEEELKLDYLVTGSWSLKASQEAARLVGAKYVNVALDVKKANGGKFGTIPAEETWSLTPTKKEGGKGSAFVYFCDNETVDGVEFQSFPKSLEAQGQDAEDERLVVADMSSNFLSRKVDVRKYAVIFGGAQKNIGVTGITIAIVRKDLLPPQTATPPAALLHRLNIGGLPGPVVLDYATIAKNNSLYNTLPIFNLWIAGQVMADLVTAFGTQRVSGQEEIADHKAKLIYDVMDKYPQVYHVVPDKSVRSRMNVCFRVHGGDEVKEKEFLAGAEKRLLQGLKGHRSVGGMRASNYNAVPLENAQKLVKYLEDFATGQ